Proteins encoded within one genomic window of Aphelocoma coerulescens isolate FSJ_1873_10779 chromosome 9, UR_Acoe_1.0, whole genome shotgun sequence:
- the MUC4 gene encoding mucin-4 isoform X3, translated as MWVTGFKQPSGCYNAARSSPRARPGFGLSLSAGAKALSWSPRQGKVAGIVDQIGRLTLGEGACLVLGPAAERRRDRGDGDSGLFFPSSCPHPPSAQAGKMKGQPLVPTLDPSESGSISDVADSTSAELPSALGMCQALPTAAAARAELPSPAGPTTASVGSQSSGILVPQATARGLLPAESRGEQEGPPSRAALPGGPAMQGSPQAGSGAGVSSPDAAGHPTSVPPAPTTAWHVQLLSSKPTGHAVSLAMGAVTAEEMPVTAWTTEPPLPQDEHSTGTSPPRTSRSSAGPQATAMLLSQEVVLGLHEATSPLATAASISQDRANPMNMAAASASPPNTATEGASLAAPPSADLPSASLAKVTFSSATIGTGKATEPGTRTLSNTDHSASQDPAGPPTQLPPAILPQLPDDAALGTGETPPPSHSAAPSTVGHGLPGANAVTQPQAATGALGTLAAVMDVVAGDHIPPLGSTSAELVSIRNEAKTKATAGTAISETKDVPGGLSMSLSPHAALNDPEGSSSRPFLHSVGSLFPQSLSTGLGTTTAEEAAGRSPPATPSMAMPLSLVGTSGAKPDRAPRAAAAAPSPSIAAYGIGTVPAAHPSSSVSNTPITEAGMGSASLASGSATAMPGDTEATLPVPDTHPSHSQPGPTARSTTPGTGVTPRSAQTPVLWAGIQIVGASGTEMLSPSAAPGTGTAVSDTPGGPRTVTVPMASQADMPPLLEGRASVGMALEVSPSSIPQEMAAITSPLSPAALLQAMGASGDLQPDGSTTGRGMGMGFLEVSTEENPGASAAGPAPSHVIVTAQPSPEPPATEDKPTAGITSPAVGHTNAWETTAASWPGATGTTAHVDSTRSETGTEGAAPSVSTSSTHVPDSKGTGTNLATMLATTPSTSTFLSTTLPITSAGGETFVTRVTTATPSASAQATSTSSALSLAVTHSETSGGGQPVPSPAARNPLVETTLGSWDILGPSTAVAMSNSPLPSLHSPTEEATTAPLSLLGIGATGVAAAGQTPTKSATGTTSPTPISYHDMRLAASTSPPAFQTSPGAPAWGEKTATTAGSTTATAAGSATATAAGNTMATTAGNTTATTAGSTTATAAGNTTTTNAGNTTATTAGNTTATAAGNTPTTTGGNATATAAGSTTATAAGNATATTAGNATATTAGSTTATTAGNATATTAGNATATTAGNTTATTAGSTTATAAGNATAIAAGNATATTAGNTTATTAGNATAITAGNATATTAGNTTATTAGNATAITAGNATATAAGNATATTAGSTTATTAGNTTTTNAGNATAITAGNATAITAGNATATTAGNATAITAGNATAITAGNATATAAGNATAITAGNATATAAGNTTATTSGSTTAIVAGNTTAIAAGNVTATAAGNTMATTAGNTTATTAGNTTATTAGSTTAIVAGNTTAIAAGNVTATAAGNATATTAGSTTATTAGSTTATAAGNTTATTAGSTTATTAGSPTAITAGNATATTAGSTTAIAAGSPIAITAGSTTAIASTAPVSPAKEVGSLPAPGTTAPVRQTATTSPTTTLAHPFGTQRGASTTPSTSAHTTTGHRNPAPEPQPPHELIKPAASLYPFGMEGGDQEYVQRMVDFNSPLFKPEIGFPFGKSLRDTLYFTDNGQIIFPPTDNYVPSNPNPPPQGFTGWESLPMVAVFWDDADFSKGVGTTWYQEYSTLSSTQDPVVQDVEAKIEKYLKISYEAKWTLKVTWEKAPAYPSRRDDTQTSTYQAVLTTDGNRSFALLLYQDGGMRWDYTKLAAANVLIGFSSGNGYAQNNELAQKPRAAKYRPDQHSSTDSDVRGLWIYRLDSRSRVNYRLQCLAWLDTEPAPATWNRQLPPCPCSQPQAELDPRYHWSRGPADTSVRMLRTASPSPAGAGVRCLYQGGSLLEGWQERSWSLPFHTATDKELEAFDWCCKRVGKPLFCARFAGKRPRVGCEGYVPPTPAGAFGDPHITTLDGLTYTFNGLGDFVLLLASDAQTSFILQGRTAQTGMAQATNFVAFAAQYISNTTTTVEWTLGSHDDIQVLLNNETIQFSYSQDLGDKVYYSPGVLLINASSVTAVFNGTISVSISAASGILSVVCSLPDWYRNSTRGLLGVWDHDPTDDFQMPNGTSTPVNSSEEEIYSYGMTWAVGEHSLFTQPLDSAALNFTPFFLSRLRQENESQYQLAASQCHGSKECIYDSLSTGNLALGLATQSLAADFQQRKTALNAFPPVITGDPSITAFRTERVRRQYQALGAGARFIPHLSPELNISENGTLIWEPHGIAPFTINLEAIGSNNISALLQLHFTLCRCSRSQECDYSNTVTVKESSLQLAACRCESGYSGPFCQDPPDPCAQGCFPGVGCDPFSGCGPCPAGLTGDGQHCSDIDECAQGTECPGNSTCTNTVGSYICSCLASEQGERPGCGSACGYHSCPEGYCSNGGHCHLHPITCAPTCACPPAFTDQRCLVAGGDFRPLPSSADLPRRSIQMRIKTLQNTTAEEVNSTVSAILDSLEVKAFQSNTNITQTTDSDGFTFVVVSEFAYDNRGTVIRFLNEELPAAITSAFNARRGRREAGTGLLFQRLHQDNITDLVKLTVDELRDYFPCSLYGYKGYRLQYMRTIGFVCISPCKMGYCQHGGQCQHLPEGPTCSCLPFSIYSPAGAQCEWLAISLAAFLGILLGALALLCLLFAIACLALHLCRQHRRQHQGAKETLWRTRPFSYKNPETSRYASKPAPPAALTCHWSCSGTSRLTEKPDAAACSAACCQGLQQQQHTEAGDRQLPFGLWEDSLWRKRFFE; from the exons ATGTGGGTGACGGGCTTTAAACAACCCTCCGGCTGCTACAACGCTGCAAGGTCGAGCCCGAGGGCCCGGCCGGGGTTTGGCCTGTCTCTGTCCGCGGGTGCCAAAGCTTTGTCGTGGTCCCCACGACAGGGGAAGGTGGCAGGAATTGTGGATCAAATAGGGAGACTCACCCTGGGAGAAGGTGCCTGTCTTGTTCTTGGTCCTGCGGCAGAACGGAGGAGGGACAGGGGTGATGGGGACTCCGGGCTGTTCTTTCCCTCATCCTGCCCTCACCCACCTTCTGCACAAGCCGGGAAGATGAAGGGGCAGCCCCTTGTCCCCACGCTGGACCCATCAGAGTCGGGCAGCATCTCCGATGTGGCCGACAGCACGAGCGCCGAGCTGCCTTCAGCCCTGGGCATGTGCCAGGCGCTCCCCACAGCCGCAGCCGCACGGGCAGAGCTGCCCTCTCCCGCCGGCCCGACCACCGCctccgtgggcagccagagctcag GCATCCTGGTGCCACAGGCAACAGCGagagggctgctcccagctgaaaGCCGTGGTGAGCAGGAGGGGCCTCCCAGCCGGGCAGCTCTCCCTGGGGGTCCAGCTATGCAAGGCAGCCCCCAGGCAGGGTCAGGGGCTGGGGTCTCCTCTCCAGATGCTGCCGGCCACCCAACCAGCGTCCCTCCAGCTCCCACCACCGCTTGGCACGTGCAGCTTCTGTCCTCCAAGCCAACGGGGCACGCGGTGAGTCTTGCCATGGGTGCTGTCACTGCGGAGGAGATGCCAGTGACAGCATGGACCACAGAGCCACCGCTCCCCCAGgatgagcacagcacagggacatCACCCCCCAGGACAagcaggagctctgctgggCCACAAGCCACTGCCATGCTCCTGTCCCAGGAGGTCGTACTGGGGCTGCATGAGGCCACCTCACCTTTGGCCACAGCTGCCAGCATCTCTCAGGACAGGGCCAACCCCATGAACATGGCAGCAGCCTCAGCCAGCCCCCCCAACACAGCCACGGAGGGAGCCAGCCTGGCAGCCCCACCGTCTGCAGACCTCCCGAGTGCATCCTTGGCAAAGGTCACCTTTTCTTCTGCTACCATTGGCACCGGCAAGGCTACAGAACCAGGGACACGAACCTTATCCAACACTGACCACAGTGCCTCACAGGACCCTGCTGGGCCTCCCactcagctgcctccagccattTTGCCCCAGCTTCCTGATGATGCTGCGCTGGGCACAGGGGAGACACCTCCCCCCAGCCACAGCGCAGCCCCCAGCACTGTTGGACATGGGCTGCCTGGAGCCAATGCTGTCACCCAACCCCAGGCAGCAACAGGAGCTCTGGGCACACTGGCTGCAGTGATGGATGTCGTGGCTGGAGACCACATCCCACCTCTGGGAAGCACCAGTGCTGAGCTGGTGTCCATCAGGAATGAGGCCAAAACCAAAGCCACAGCAGGCACTGCCATCTCGGAGACCAAGGACGTGCCAGGGGGGCTCAGCATGAGTCTGTCCCCGCATGCAGCTCTCAATGATCCTGAGGGTTCCTCTTCAAGGCCCTTTCTGCACTCCGTGGGCTCTCTGTTCCCTCAGTCCCTCTCAACAGGCCTTGGGACCACCACAGCAGAGGAAGCTGCAGGCAGATCTCCTCCAGCCACTCCCAGCATGGCCATGCCGTTGTCCCTCGTGGGCACCAGTGGAGCAAAGCCAGACAGGGCCCCtcgagctgctgctgctgcaccatCACCTTCCATTGCTGCGTATGGCATCGGGACTGTGCCAGCTGCCCATCCATCCTCCTCTGTTAGCAACACTCCAATTACTGAAGCAGGGATGGGATCAGCATCACTGGCCAGTGGCAGTGCCACCGCAATGCCAGGGGACACCGAAGCCACTCTGCCTGTACCTGATACACACCCCAGCCACAGCCAGCCAGGTCCCACAGCACGCTCAACAACCCCGGGAACTGGTGTCACACCCAGATCTGCACAAACCCCAGTGCTCTGGGCCGGGATCCAAATTGTGGGAGCttcagggacagagatgctgtcACCCAGTGCTGcaccaggcactggcacagctgtaTCAGATACCCCTGGGGGGCCCAGAACAGTCACTGTCCCCATGGCATCGCAAGCAGACATGCCCCCTCTCCTGGAAGGCAGAGCCAGTGTAGGGATGGCTCTGGAGGTGTCCCCATCCAGCATACCCCAAGAGATGGCAGCAATCACGTCCCCACTGTCCCCGGCTGCCCTCCTGCAAGCAATGGGGGCTTCAGGTGACCTCCAGCCTGATGGCAGCACCACAGGGcgagggatggggatggggttcCTGGAGGTGAGCACGGAGGAGAACCCAGGTGCCAGTGCAGCGGGGCCAGCTCCCAGCCACGTGATTGTCACTGCACAACCATCACCAGAGCCACCTGCCACTGAGGACAAGCCCACAGCTGGGATCACCTCGCCAGCTGTTGGCCACACAAATGCATGGGAGACTACAGCTGCATCCTGGCCAGGTGCCACAGGTACCACTGCCCATGTGGACAGCACCCGCTCTGAGACCGGCACCGAGGGTGCAGCACCCTCagtcagcaccagcagcactcaTGTCCCTGACTCCAAAGGCACTGGCACAAACCTGGCCACCATGCTGGCCACCACACCATCCACCAGCACATTCCTCAGCACTACCCTGCCAATCACCTCAGCAGGTGGGGAGACCTTTGTGACCAGGGTCACCACAGCCACACCATCTGCCTCAGCACaggccaccagcaccagcagtgcCCTGTCCCTTGCTGTAACACACAGTGAGACAAGTGGAGGTGGGCAGCCTGTCCCATCCCCAGCAGCACGTAACCCCTTGGTGGAGACAACTCTTGGATCCTGGGACATCCTTggtcccagcactgctgttgcAATGTCCAactctcccctccccagcctgcacAGCCCAACAGAGGAGGCAACAACAGCCCCCTTATCCCTGCTTGGTATTGGTGCAACtggggtggcagcagctggacaGACTCCCACCAAGTCAGCAACAGGCACCACTTCTCCTACACCCATCAGCTACCACGACATGCGACTAGCAGCAAGCACGTCACCTCCTGCCTTCCAGACATCTCCAGGGGCACCTGCTTGGGGGGAGAAAACAGCCACCACTGCAGGCAGCACCACGGCCACCGCTGCAGGGAGCGCCACAGCCACCGCTGCAGGGAACACCATGGCCACCACTGCAGGGAacaccacagccaccactgcagGCAGCACCACAGCCACCGCTGCAGGGAACACCACAACCACCAATGCAGGGAacaccacagccaccactgcagGAAACAccacagccactgctgcaggAAACACCCCAACCACCACTGGAGGGAACGCCACAGCCACCGCTGCAGGGAGCACCACAGCCACCGCTGCAGGAAAtgccacagccaccactgcaggaaatgccacagccaccactgcaggcagcaccacagccaccactgcagGGAAtgccacagccaccactgcagGGAAtgccacagccaccactgcagGGAacaccacagccaccactgcagGCAGCACCACAGCCACCGCTGCAGGAAACGCCACAGCCATTGCTGCAGGGAACgccacagccaccactgcagGGAacaccacagccaccactgcagGGAATGCCACAGCCATCACTGCAGGGAACgccacagccaccactgcagGGAacaccacagccaccactgcagGGAATGCCACAGCCATCACTGCAGGGAACGccacagccactgctgcagggaacgccacagccaccactgcaggcagcaccacagccaccactgcagGGAACACCACAACCACCAATGCAGGGAATGCCACAGCCATCACTGCAGGGAATGCCACAGCCATCACTGCAGGGAACgccacagccaccactgcagGGAATGCCACAGCCATCACTGCAGGGAATGCCACAGCCATCACTGCAGGGAACGccacagccactgctgcagggaatgCCACAGCCATCACTGCAGGGAACGCCACAGCCACCGCTGCAGGGAACACCACGGCCACCACTTCAGGGAGCACCACTGCCATCGTTGCAGGAAACACCACAGCCATCGCTGCAGGAAACGTcacagccactgctgcagggaaCACCATGGCCACCACTGCAGGAAacaccacagccaccactgcagGAAacaccacagccaccactgcagGGAGCACCACTGCCATCGTTGCAGGAAACACCACAGCCATCGCTGCAGGAAACGTcacagccactgctgcagggaacgccactgccaccactgcaggcagcaccacagccaccactgcagGCAGCACCACAGCCACCGCTGCAGGGAacaccacagccaccactgcaggcagcaccacagccaccactgcagGCAGCCCCACTGCCATCACTGCAGGGAACgccacagccaccactgcagGCAGCACCACAGCCATCGCTGCAGGCAGCCCTATTGCCATCACTGCAGGCAGCACCACAGCTATTGCATCCACAGCCCCAGTGAGCCCAGCCAAGGAGGTGGGAAGtctcccagccccaggaacCACGGCACCAGTGAGACAAACAGCCACCACCAGCCCTACCACCACCCTGGCTCATCCCTTTGGCACACAGAGAGGAGCATCCACAACACCAAGCACATCTGCCCACACCACCACTGGGCACAGAAATCCTGCCCCTGAGCCCCAACCCCCCCATGAGCTTATCA AGCCAGCAGCCTCACTCTACCCCTTTGGCATGGAAGGAGGGGACCAAGAGTACGTCCAGAGGATGGTGGACTTTAACTCACCCCTGTTCAAGCCAGAGATTGGATTTCCCTTTGGGAAGTCACTGCGAGATACTCTCTAC TTTACAGATAATGGACAGATCATCTTTCCACCCACGGACAACTATGTCCCATccaaccccaacccccctccccagggcttCACTGGCTGGGAAAGCTTGCCAATGGTGGCTGTCTTTTGGGATGATGCAGACTTTTCCAAGGGTGTTGGCACCACCTGGTACCAG GAGTACTCTACACTCAGCTCTACACAAGACCCCGTTGTGCAGGATGTGGAAGCAAAGATTGAGAAATACTTGAAAATCTCCTATGAAGCAAAATGGACCTTGAAGGTGACATGGGAAAAGGCTCCGGCATACCCATCCCGGAGGGATGACACTCAG ACGAGCACCTACCAGGCAGTTCTCACCACCGACGGGAACCGCTCCTTCGCCCTGCTGCTCTACCAGGATGGTGGGATGCGCTGGGACTACACCAAGCTGGCTGCAGCCAACGTGCTGATCGGCTTCTCCAG TGGCAATGGCTATGCCCAAAACAATGAGCTGGCCCAGAAGCCACGAGCTGCCAAGTACCGACcagaccagcacagcagcaccgaCTCCG ATGTGCGCGGGCTGTGGATTTACAGACTGGACAGTCGCTCCCGGGTGAATTACAGGCTGCAGTGCCTGGCGTGGCTGGACACAGAGCCAGCGCCAGCCACCTGGAACAGACAGCTGCCACCGtgcccctgctcccagccccaggcagagctggatcCCCGCTACCACTGGAGCAGAG GCCCAGCAGACACCTCCGTGAGGATGCTGCGCACTGcatcccccagcccagctggagctggggtgcGATGTCTGTACCAAGGTGGGAGCTTGCTTGAAGGCTGGCAGGAGAGATCATGGAGCCTTCCCTTCCACACTGCCACTG ACAAGGAGCTGGAAGCATTCGACTGGTGCTGCAAGCGTGTGGGGAAGCCCCTGTTCTGTGCCAGGTTTGCTGGGAAGAGACCGAGGGTTGGCTGTGAGGGATACGTGCCACCCACACCCG CTGGTGCCTTTGGGGACCCTCACATCACCACCCTGGATGGACTCACCTACACCTTCAATGGGCTCGGGGactttgtcctgctgctggccagtgATGCTCAGACCAGCTTCATTTTGCAAGGGCGCACAGCACAGACTGGCATGGCCCAGGCCACCAACTTTGTGGCCTTTGCTGCCCAGTACATCTCCAACACCACCACAACA GTTGAGTGGACCTTGGGGAGCCATGATGACATCCAAGTCCTCCTGAACAACGAAACTATCCAGTTTTCCTATTCCCAAG ACCTGGGTGACAAGGTCTACTACAGCCCTGGTGTCCTGCTAATCAACGCCTCTTCTGTCACGGCTGTCTTCAATGGGACCATCTCTGTCTCCATCTCGGCTGCCTCTGGGATCCTCAGCGTGGTCTGCAGCCTGCCCGACTGGTACCGAAACAGCACCAGGGGCCTCCTGG GTGTGTGGGACCATGACCCCACAGATGACTTCCAGATGCCAAATGGTACCAGCACCCCAGTGAACAGCAGTGAGGAGGAGATCTACAGCTATGGGATGACCT GGGCTGTTGGGGAGCACAGCCTGTTCACTCAGCCTCTGGACTCAGCAGCACTGAACTTCACACCCTTCTTCTTGTCTCGGCTGCGGCAGGAGAATGAAAGCCAGTACCAGCTGGCAGCCTCGCAGTGTCATGGCAGCAAGGAGTGCATCTACGATTCGCTGAGCACAGGGAACTTGGCCCTGGGCCTGGCCACCCAGAGCCTTGCAGCCGACTTCCAGCAGAGGAAGACAGCACTCA ATGCCTTCCCTCCTGTCATCACCGGTGACCCATCAATCACAGCCTTCAGGACAGAGAGGGTCAGAAGGCAGTACCAGGCCTTGGGGGCAGGTGCACGCTTCATTCCCCACCTCTCACCAGAGCTCAACATATCGG AGAATGGCACCCTGATATGGGAACCCCATGGGATAGCCCCATTCACCATCAACCTGGAGGCTATTGGGTCCAACAACATCTCTGCACTCCTCCAGCTCCACTTCACCCTTTGCAGAtgcagcaggagccaggagTGTGACTACAGCAACACTGTCACTGTCAAGGAGTCTTCCCTGCAG ctggcagcctgcagaTGTGAGAGTGGCTACTCGGGTCCCTTCTGCCAGGACCCTCCAGACCCCTGCGCCCAGGGATGCTTCCCCGGTGTGGGATGTGACCCTTTCAGTGGCTGTGGCCCCTGCCCAGCTGGCCTGACAGGGGATGGACAGCACTGCTCAG ATATCGATGAGTGTGCGCAGGGGACGGAGTGCCCGGGGAACAGCACCTGCACCAACACCGTGGGCAGCTAcatctgctcctgcctggccaGTGAGCAGG GTGAaaggccaggctgtggctcaGCCTGTGGCTACCACTCCTGCCCTGAGGGCTACTGCAGCAACGGGGGACACTGCCACCTTCACCCCATCACCTGTGCCCCCACCTGCGCCTGCCCTCCGGCTTTCACCGACCAGCGCTGCCTGGTGGCAGGGGGGGATTTTCGGCCACTGCCCAGCTCAG CAGATCTCCCTCGGAGAAGCATCCAGATGAGGATCAAGACACTGCAAAACACCACTGCTGAGGAAGTCAACAGCACT GTCTCAGCCATCCTGGACTCCCTGGAGGTAAAGGCTTTCCAGAGTAACACCAACATTACCCAGAC GACAGACAGTGATGGCTTCACCTTTGTGGTGGTGTCCGAGTTTGCCTATGACAACCGCGGCACCGTCATCCGCTTCCTGAACGAGGAGCTGCCCGCGGCCATCACCAGCGCCTTCAACGCGCGGCGGGGGCGACGGGAGGCAGGCACGGGGCTCCTCTTCCAGCGCCTGCACCAGGACAACATCACTGACCTGGTGAAGT TGACAGTGGACGAGCTGAGGGACTATTTCCCCTGCTCTCTGTATGGCTACAAAGGCTATCGGCTCCAGTACATGAGGACCATTGGCTTCGTCTGCATCTCCCCTTGCAAGATGGGCTACTGCCAGCACGgtggccagtgccagcacctgcCCGAGGGGCCCACGTGCAG CTGCCTGCCCTTCTCCATCTACTCCCCGGCTGGCGCCCAGTGCGAGTGGCTGGCCATCAGCCTGGCTGCCTTTCTCGGCATCCTGCTGGgagccctggctctgctctgcctcctGTTTGCCATCGcctgcctggccctgcacctctgccgccagcaccgccgccagcaccaggg GGCCAAGGAGACCTTGTGGAGGACACGACCCTTTTCCT ATAAGAATCCAGAGACCTCACGTTACGCCTCCAAGCCAGCCCCCCCAGCAGCCCTAACCTGCCACTGGTCCTGTTCTGGCACCTCCAGGCTCACAGAGAAGCCAGACGCTGCTGCCTGCTCCGCCGCTTGCTGCCAaggtctgcagcagcagcaacacacGGAAGCAGGGGACAGGCAGCTGCCTTTTGGGCTGTGGGAGGATTCACTCTGGAGGAAGCGCttttttgaatga